The DNA window CCCACAATGCGTTTCGTCGAGTTCAGCCGGCACACGCTGCTGACGTTCGACGACTATCTTTATGCGCTGCAGCCGACGACCCCACACCTGACCCGATCTGCGCTGCATCGGTGCCTTCAGCGATGAGCCACGATGCGCCAGTGGTTCAAGCGCCATGGCGAATGCATCTCGCGCCTGTCTGATGTCAACGGCGACAAGCCGAAGCGTCAACGATTCAAGCGCTACACAAGCCATGTACCCGAAGTCCTTCATCTTGTCGCCAGCAACCAAATATGGGACGCTCACCGGAACGAGATGCGGCCTGGGATTCGTCAGCGAACCAAGAAATCGGCGTGCAGCGCACCTGCAGCCTTGATGCTTTTCAAAATGTCGATCATGTCGCGCGGCGAAACTCCGAGGGCATTGAGTCCGGCCACAACCTCGGAAAGCGAAGTTCCCTCGTTGATCTCGGCCAGGCCGGTCCCCGGCGCTTCTTCAATCGCGGCCTGTGTGCGCGGAACGACAACCGTCTGGCCTTGCGCAAAGGGATTCGGCTGAATCACGAGAGGTTCTTCCTGAACCCGCAGAGTCAGATTGCCTTGAGATACCGCCACGCGCGAAATCCGCACATCCTCGCCCATCACGATAGTGCCCGACCTCTGATCGACCACGACTGTGGCCTTCTGCTGAGGTTCGACCAAAATACCTTCGATGCGTTGCAGCGCATGTGCCGGCGAGGGAGCGCGGGTCGCAGCGATGTCCAGCATGACAGTGCCGGAGTCGAGCATGCGTGCAACCCCGCGACCGTAATCGTTGTTGATCGCAGCCTCGATCCGTCCCGCAGTGGTAAAGTCGGGATTACGAAGCGCCAGGCGAAGCCGTCTGAGCGATGTGAAGTCGAAATCGATCTCACGCTCGACCCGCGCTCCGGAAGGAATAACGCCCGATGTGGGAACACCTTCTACCACCCTTGCTCCGTCACCCTCCGCAGACGCGCCTCCTGCAATAACCGTCCCCTGTGAAACGGCGTAGATCTGTCCATCGGCGGCGTTGAGAGGCGTCATGACAAGCGTTCCGCCCAACAGGCTCTTGGCATCACCAATCGCCGAGACGGTGACGTCGATCTGGGAGCCGGACCGCGCAAAGGGTGGCAAGCTGGCCGTCACAAGAACGGCTGCAACATTCTTGGGACGGAATTGCTCTCCGGTAACGTTAACACCGAGCCGCTCGAGAATGTTGGACATGATTTCTTCGGTGAAGGGCGCATTCCGGATACCGTCACCGGTACCGTTGAGACCGACGACCAGACCATATCCGACGAGATCGTTGCCGCGCACGCCATCGAACTCCACCAGGTCCTTGATGCGGATCGGGGCTGCGGACGCCGGAAATGCGACAAGCATAACAGCGAGGAGAAGAGACAGACGACGGATCATGGCATATAGTTCGTGAAGCTAAGGCGCGCCAGGCGCGCGGTGACCTTGTAGAGCGTTTCGATCTGTGCCTCGACAGCATCCATCTCGGTTGCGGTGTCGTAGGGATCGACGCCAAGGACCCCCTCGCGGGCGAGCAACAGCATCGTCCGGTTTGCGCCGTTCTCGGTCTCGATAGATTCGATTTTTTCCTGGCGCACCCCCAGCAACGCCCGTAGCTCGGTAACAGCGCTATCGGCAGAGAGAAGGCCCTCGCCCGCGGATTGGGCCAGCAGCGACCGCAGCACCGGATTACCTGACAAGACGGTTTCATCGGCCAGCAACGCCCCGGTAGCCAGAAACTTCAAGACGTCACGAACCGCCGGATCCAGCGCGGTGACATCGAGACGGACAGTCTCCGTCTCGTTGAGGCGGATCGATCCGACCGGGGTCGTCGATCCCTGATAGGCAACGGTGTCGAAGCCACCGGGGGTGTTGAACCAGTCGTCGATGGCAGTCTCGATATCGGTGACACTCGTCAAACCACTGATCGTCGCCCCCAAAGCAGAGAGTATCGTGTCGGCACTGGCGAGCGCTGAAGTATCGGTCGCATCGCCAGCGAACAGCGCCCGACCGGCGAAGCGGGTGTTCAACGCAGCGACCACCTGACGAAACTGCTCTTCGGCCTCCTGACCCGCCGCGACGATCATGTTTCCATGCTGTCCCGATGATCCATTGATCAGGCTCGAACCGATTTCCTTCGCGGTATCGCTGACCACTCCGAGCGCAGCCTGCATCACCTGGGCGGTCGATTTGGTCTCGGATGTAGCAAGATCATAAGCGTCGAGCAGGGTCAGGCTGCGGTCGATGGCCCCGAGAGGACGGAAATCACCGCGCACACGGGCAGCCGGATCGGCCGTGACCCCGCTGATGAGCTCT is part of the Rhodovulum sp. MB263 genome and encodes:
- a CDS encoding flagellar basal body P-ring protein FlgI, with the protein product MIRRLSLLLAVMLVAFPASAAPIRIKDLVEFDGVRGNDLVGYGLVVGLNGTGDGIRNAPFTEEIMSNILERLGVNVTGEQFRPKNVAAVLVTASLPPFARSGSQIDVTVSAIGDAKSLLGGTLVMTPLNAADGQIYAVSQGTVIAGGASAEGDGARVVEGVPTSGVIPSGARVEREIDFDFTSLRRLRLALRNPDFTTAGRIEAAINNDYGRGVARMLDSGTVMLDIAATRAPSPAHALQRIEGILVEPQQKATVVVDQRSGTIVMGEDVRISRVAVSQGNLTLRVQEEPLVIQPNPFAQGQTVVVPRTQAAIEEAPGTGLAEINEGTSLSEVVAGLNALGVSPRDMIDILKSIKAAGALHADFLVR
- a CDS encoding flagellin, translating into MSLISMGDLAQGLGLRIRNAEVKAQFARLTEELISGVTADPAARVRGDFRPLGAIDRSLTLLDAYDLATSETKSTAQVMQAALGVVSDTAKEIGSSLINGSSGQHGNMIVAAGQEAEEQFRQVVAALNTRFAGRALFAGDATDTSALASADTILSALGATISGLTSVTDIETAIDDWFNTPGGFDTVAYQGSTTPVGSIRLNETETVRLDVTALDPAVRDVLKFLATGALLADETVLSGNPVLRSLLAQSAGEGLLSADSAVTELRALLGVRQEKIESIETENGANRTMLLLAREGVLGVDPYDTATEMDAVEAQIETLYKVTARLARLSFTNYMP